A genome region from Drosophila simulans strain w501 chromosome 2R, Prin_Dsim_3.1, whole genome shotgun sequence includes the following:
- the LOC6733265 gene encoding CDGSH iron-sulfur domain-containing protein 3, mitochondrial: MSMILRRNLGASWLLKACYSSSAKPVDSAKTIPSNLLEDKQTAVLQKENGAIFDKRPFKIHLDKDKTYSWCLCGKSKSQPLCDGMHKNEFLKIKQRPIRFKVEKSGDYWLCNCKQTTHRPFCDGTHKQPHIQSAVK; the protein is encoded by the exons ATGTCAATGATACTAAGGCGGAACCTAGGGGCATCCTGGTTGCTCAAG GCATGCTACAGTTCCAGCGCAAAACCGGTGGACTCGGCCAAAACAATTCCCAGTAACCTGCTCGAGGATAAGCAAACGGCCGTTCTGCAAAAGGAGAACGGCGCTATCTTCGACAAGCGCCCCTTCAAGATCCACCTGGACAAAG ATAAAACATACAGCTGGTGCCTGTGCGGCAAGTCCAAGTCTCAGCCCCTCTGCGATGGAATGCACAAGAACGAGTTCCTAAAGATCAAGCAGAG GCCCATCCGGTTCAAGGTGGAGAAGTCGGGAGACTACTGGCTCTGCAACTGCAAACAGACCACCCACAGACCCTTCTGCGACGGCACCCACAAGCAGCCACACATCCAGAGCGCCGTCAAATAG
- the LOC6733266 gene encoding aldo-keto reductase family 1 member B1, protein MTNLAPTIRLNNGREMPTLGLGTWKSFESDAYHSTRHALDVGYRHLDTAFVYENEAEVGQAISEKIAEGVVTREEVFVTTKLGGIHHDPALVERACRLSLSNLGLEYVDLYLIHMPVGQKFHNDSNVHGTLELTDVDYLDTWREMEKLVDLGLTRSIGLSNFNAAQTERVLANCRIRPVVNQVECHPGFQQRQLREHAKRHGLVICAYCPLARPQPARQWPPFLYDEHAQNLAKKYGRTTAQICLRYLVQLGVVPLPKSSNKARIEENFRVFDFELSPEDVAGMEQYHTGQRTVPFSGMSGHKYYPFHDEF, encoded by the coding sequence ATGACCAATCTGGCTCCCACCATCCGGCTGAACAACGGGCGCGAGATGCCGACTCTGGGCCTTGGCACCTGGAAGTCCTTCGAGTCGGACGCTTACCACTCCACGCGCCACGCCCTCGACGTGGGCTACCGTCACCTGGACACCGCCTTCGTCTACGAGAACGAGGCTGAGGTGGGCCAGGCGATCTCCGAGAAGATCGCCGAGGGAGTGGTCACTCGCGAGGAGGTTTTTGTGACCACCAAGCTGGGCGGAATCCACCACGACCCTGCACTGGTGGAGCGCGCATGCCGCCTGAGCCTTAGCAACCTGGGTCTGGAGTACGTGGACCTCTACCTGATACACATGCCGGTGGGCCAGAAGTTCCACAACGACAGCAACGTGCACGGAACCCTGGAGCTGACGGACGTGGACTACCTGGACACATGGCGCGAGATGGAGAAGCTGGTGGACCTGGGCCTGACGCGCAGCATCGGCCTGTCCAACTTCAACGCCGCCCAGACGGAGCGAGTGCTAGCCAACTGCCGCATTCGGCCGGTGGTGAACCAGGTGGAGTGCCACCCAGGCTTCCAGCAGCGACAACTCCGGGAGCATGCCAAGCGCCACGGACTGGTCATCTGCGCCTACTGCCCCCTGGCACGTCCCCAGCCCGCTCGGCAGTGGCCGCCCTTCCTCTACGACGAGCATGCCCAGAATCTGGCCAAGAAGTACGGCCGCACCACGGCCCAGATCTGCCTGCGTTATCTGGTCCAGCTGGGCGTGGTGCCACTGCCCAAGTCGTCTAACAAGGCCCGCATCGAGGAGAACTTCCGCGTCTTCGACTTCGAGCTGAGTCCGGAGGACGTCGCCGGAATGGAGCAGTATCACACCGGGCAGCGCACGGTGCCCTTTTCGGGAATGTCGGGACATAAGTACTACCCGTTCCACGACGAGTTCTAG
- the LOC6733267 gene encoding rap guanine nucleotide exchange factor 4 isoform X1, whose amino-acid sequence MAMEWITAMDKRPCDRNLRDVELISCRLRRVEPLCRLPGSALQQLAMCGFYEDLEKGVTLFRAGEQGRFWYAVLGGSLEVRYHAHADADGKSAVTLCNLGVGATFGESVLHDLPRDSTVVTKTTCELLRVEQQDFRLIWEKNKELMNDIFTNCKLKNGFGPSVQATAAATSPTKRPLSPDHPNPALPITETPSPAMNRMGWALRTLLVADNSSCLKDRKVSGKLIRKCAPGTELVDWLVNLSPIVHTRAQAAGMWQALLEEGVLAHVNKEQPFKDKCFLYRFRLDEEGGTAAAGVPQAEDLGAANEHIREALSALFQRGPDATLRMILRKPSHERTSEELELVFEELVHIAALSHLSTSIKRELSSIFVFEAHAQAGTILFNQGDEGRSWYILLKGSVDVVIHGKGTVATLKTGDDFGKLALINDAPRAATIVLKENNCHLLRVDKEHFNRILRDVEANTLRLQEHGKDVLVLERVAKQRGQHSAFKYTVMSGTPAKMLEHLLETRLGQSVGGMDPFLDDFLLTHIVFMPVVQLVDELANYFHCDAHEDAQTPEDREYIINFKKRVIQFMQKWVMAVRHAAFEEPSVCDFIEDLAAEVEADPDLNEETSIVHNVLTQMARYQEDRNQNAGQKWKLPPNGQPICLFSGNATPSKTVIRPDDDIIFRVYCADHTYCTLRFPMHTTAELIKACAADKLQLNRGPEDLVLVEVKSNGERSVFKDNDVSIPTGLSLNGRLFVSVKDHLDALTQLQEQECPTEGVDIDLEILSTKELAYHITLFEWDLFWAVHEYELLYHTFGRHHFGKITANLDVFLRRFNEVQYWIVTELVSTPSLSKRVGLVRKFIKLAAYCKEYQNLNAFFAVVMGLSNMAVSRLQQTWEKIPSKFRKIFQEFEALIDPSRNHRAYRVFVGKLQPPLIPFMPLLLKDMTFAHEGNKTSLDGLVNFEKMHMMAQTMRTIRFCRSRSLGLEPPSPKSEGEVRSYISSFRVIDNQRVLTAMSQKVEPTRKL is encoded by the exons ATGGCGATGGAATGGATAACTGCAATGGACAAACG TCCTTGCGACCGGAACCTGCGTGATGTGGAGCTAATTTCGTGCCGCTTGCGTCGCGTGGAGCCGCTGTGTCGCCTCCCGGGATCTGCGCTCCAGCAGTTGGCCATGTGCGGATTCTATGAGGACCTGGAGAAGGGGGTGACTC TTTTTCGCGCCGGCGAGCAGGGACGCTTCTGGTATGCAGTGCTCGGCGGATCGCTGGAGGTGCGATACCATGCCCACGCCGATGCCGATGGCAAG AGCGCAGTTACCCTGTGCAACCTGGGCGTGGGTGCCACATTCGGGGAGTCCGTACTGCACGACTTGCCGCGGGACAGCACCGTAGTGACGAAGACCACCTGCGAGCTGCTGCgggtggagcagcaggactTTCGACTCATCTGGGAG AAAAACAAGGAGTTAATGAATGACATATTCACCAACTGCAAGTTGAAGAACG GTTTTGGACCAAGTGTACAAGCAACAGCCGCAGCCACATCGCCCACGAAGCGACCCCTCAGCCCCGACCACCCGAACCCAGCGCTGCCCATCACCGAG ACGCCGAGTCCTGCTATGAACCGCATGGGCTGGGCCCTACGCACACTACTCGTCGCCGACAACTCGAGCTGTCTGAAGGATCGCAAG GTCTCTGGCAAGCTAATCCGCAAGTGCGCCCCCGGCACCGAGCTCGTCGACTGGCTGGTCAATCTCTCGCCCATCGTCCACACCCGCGCCCAGGCGGCTGGCATGTGGCAGGCGCTCCTCGAGGAAGGAGTACTCGCACACG TCAACAAGGAGCAGCCCTTCAAGGACAAGTGCTTCCTATACCGCTTTCGCCTCGACGAGGAGGGCGGTACGGCAGCAGCGGGCGTGCCCCAGGCGGAGGACCTCGGAGCGGCCAACGAGCACATCCGCGAGGCGCTGAGCGCACTCTTCCAACGCGGACCGGAcgccacactgcgtatgataTTGCGCAAACC TTCGCACGAACGGACAtcggaggagctggagctggtcTTCGAGGAACTGGTCCACATCGCCGCACTCTCCCACTTGTCGACCAGCATAAAGCGGGAGCTCTCGTCGATTTTCGTGTTCGAGGCTCATGCTCAGGCGGGAACAATAT TATTCAATCAAGGCGACGAAGGACGCTCCTGGTACATCTTACTCAAGGGATCGGTGGACGTTGTGATACACGGCAAGGGAACAGTTGCCACTCTGAAGACTGGGGATGATTTCGGGAAACTGGCCTTGATAAACGACGCACCCAG AGCTGCTACCATCGTACTGAAGGAGAACAATTGCCACTTGCTGCGCGTGGACAAGGAACACTTCAACCGGATACTGCGCGATGTGGAGGCCAACACCCTGAGATTGCAGGAGCACGGCAAGGATGTTTTAGTGCTCGAGCGCGTGGCTAAGCAACGTGGACAGCATTCGGCATTTAA ATATACGGTGATGTCGGGCACTCCGGCCAAGATGCTGGAGCACCTGCTGGAGACGCGACTGGGCCAGTCCGTGGGTGGAATGGATCCCTTCTTGGACGACTTCCTGCTCACACACATCGTATTCATGCCCGTCGTTCAGCTGGTTGATGAATTGGCCAATTA CTTCCACTGCGATGCCCATGAGGACGCCCAAACGCCCGAGGATCGGGAGTACATAATCAACTTTAAGAAGCGCGTGATCCAGTTCATGCAAAAGTGGGTCATGGCCGTACGCCACGCGGCCTTCGAGGAGCCCAGCGTGTGCGACTTTATCGAGGACCTCGCCGCCGAGGTGGAGGCCGATCCCGACCTGAACGAGGAGACCAGCATAGTGCACAACGTGCTCACCCAGATGGCGCGCTACCAGGAGGACCGCAACCAGAACGCCGGCCAGAAGTGGAAGCTCCCTCCCAACGGCCAGCCCATCTGTCTCTTCAGTGGCAATGCGACGCCTTCAAAGACGGTCATCCGACCAGATGATGATA TCATCTTCCGCGTCTACTGCGCCGACCACACCTACTGCACCCTGCGATTCCCCATGCACACCACGGCGGAGCTCATCAAAGCGTGTGCCGCCGACAAGCTGCAGCTGAACCGGGGTCCCGAAGATCTCGTCCTCGTCGAGGTGAAGTCTAACGGGGAGCGGTCCGTGTTCAAGGACAACGATGTCAGCATACCCACGGGCCTGTCGCTCAACGGTCGCCTGTTCGTCTCCGTCAAGGACCACCTAGATGCCCTG ACCCAGCTGCAGGAGCAAGAGTGCCCCACCGAGGGCGTGGACATCGACCTGGAGATACTGAGCACCAAGGAGCTGGCCTACCACATCACCCTGTTCGAGTGGGACCTCTTCTGGGCCGTCCATGAATACGAATTGCTCTACCACACCTTCGGGCGGCATCACTTTGGCAAG ATCACTGCCAACTTGGATGTGTTCCTGCGCCGATTCAACGAGGTGCAGTACTGGATTGTCACCGAACTGGTGTCCACTCCCAGTCTGAGCAAACGCGTCGGTCTGGTCCGAAAGTTCATCAAGCTGGCCGCATA CTGCAAGGAGTACCAGAACCTGAACGCCTTCTTCGCTGTGGTCATGGGTCTGTCCAACATGGCGGTGTCCAGGCTGCAACAGACATGGGAGAAGATTCCGTCGAAGTTTAGGAAGATCTTCCAGGAGTTCGAGGCCTTGATCGACCCCAGTCGCAACCACAGGGCGTACCGAGTGTTCGTGGGCAAGCTGCAGCCGCCGCTGATTCCCTTCATGCCGCTCCTGCTTAAGGACATGACCTTCGCCCACGAGGGCAACAAGACCAGTCTGGACGGCCTGGTGAACTTTGAGAAGATGCACATGATGGCCCAGACGATGCGCACTATACGTTTCTGTCGCTCCAGGAGTCTGG GACTGGAGCCGCCGTCGCCGAAGAGCGAGGGCGAGGTGAGGTCGTACATCAGCAGCTTCCGCGTCATCGACAACCAGCGGGTACTCACCGCCATGTCCCAGAAGGTGGAGCCCACCAGGAAGCTCTAA
- the LOC6733267 gene encoding rap guanine nucleotide exchange factor 4 isoform X3, producing MLFRRSCTYNVEQSTRHYAKSAVTLCNLGVGATFGESVLHDLPRDSTVVTKTTCELLRVEQQDFRLIWEKNKELMNDIFTNCKLKNGFGPSVQATAAATSPTKRPLSPDHPNPALPITETPSPAMNRMGWALRTLLVADNSSCLKDRKVSGKLIRKCAPGTELVDWLVNLSPIVHTRAQAAGMWQALLEEGVLAHVNKEQPFKDKCFLYRFRLDEEGGTAAAGVPQAEDLGAANEHIREALSALFQRGPDATLRMILRKPSHERTSEELELVFEELVHIAALSHLSTSIKRELSSIFVFEAHAQAGTILFNQGDEGRSWYILLKGSVDVVIHGKGTVATLKTGDDFGKLALINDAPRAATIVLKENNCHLLRVDKEHFNRILRDVEANTLRLQEHGKDVLVLERVAKQRGQHSAFKYTVMSGTPAKMLEHLLETRLGQSVGGMDPFLDDFLLTHIVFMPVVQLVDELANYFHCDAHEDAQTPEDREYIINFKKRVIQFMQKWVMAVRHAAFEEPSVCDFIEDLAAEVEADPDLNEETSIVHNVLTQMARYQEDRNQNAGQKWKLPPNGQPICLFSGNATPSKTVIRPDDDIIFRVYCADHTYCTLRFPMHTTAELIKACAADKLQLNRGPEDLVLVEVKSNGERSVFKDNDVSIPTGLSLNGRLFVSVKDHLDALTQLQEQECPTEGVDIDLEILSTKELAYHITLFEWDLFWAVHEYELLYHTFGRHHFGKITANLDVFLRRFNEVQYWIVTELVSTPSLSKRVGLVRKFIKLAAYCKEYQNLNAFFAVVMGLSNMAVSRLQQTWEKIPSKFRKIFQEFEALIDPSRNHRAYRVFVGKLQPPLIPFMPLLLKDMTFAHEGNKTSLDGLVNFEKMHMMAQTMRTIRFCRSRSLGLEPPSPKSEGEVRSYISSFRVIDNQRVLTAMSQKVEPTRKL from the exons ATGCTATTTCGTCGCAGTTGTACGTATAACGTGGAGCAATCAACGCGACATTATGCAAAG AGCGCAGTTACCCTGTGCAACCTGGGCGTGGGTGCCACATTCGGGGAGTCCGTACTGCACGACTTGCCGCGGGACAGCACCGTAGTGACGAAGACCACCTGCGAGCTGCTGCgggtggagcagcaggactTTCGACTCATCTGGGAG AAAAACAAGGAGTTAATGAATGACATATTCACCAACTGCAAGTTGAAGAACG GTTTTGGACCAAGTGTACAAGCAACAGCCGCAGCCACATCGCCCACGAAGCGACCCCTCAGCCCCGACCACCCGAACCCAGCGCTGCCCATCACCGAG ACGCCGAGTCCTGCTATGAACCGCATGGGCTGGGCCCTACGCACACTACTCGTCGCCGACAACTCGAGCTGTCTGAAGGATCGCAAG GTCTCTGGCAAGCTAATCCGCAAGTGCGCCCCCGGCACCGAGCTCGTCGACTGGCTGGTCAATCTCTCGCCCATCGTCCACACCCGCGCCCAGGCGGCTGGCATGTGGCAGGCGCTCCTCGAGGAAGGAGTACTCGCACACG TCAACAAGGAGCAGCCCTTCAAGGACAAGTGCTTCCTATACCGCTTTCGCCTCGACGAGGAGGGCGGTACGGCAGCAGCGGGCGTGCCCCAGGCGGAGGACCTCGGAGCGGCCAACGAGCACATCCGCGAGGCGCTGAGCGCACTCTTCCAACGCGGACCGGAcgccacactgcgtatgataTTGCGCAAACC TTCGCACGAACGGACAtcggaggagctggagctggtcTTCGAGGAACTGGTCCACATCGCCGCACTCTCCCACTTGTCGACCAGCATAAAGCGGGAGCTCTCGTCGATTTTCGTGTTCGAGGCTCATGCTCAGGCGGGAACAATAT TATTCAATCAAGGCGACGAAGGACGCTCCTGGTACATCTTACTCAAGGGATCGGTGGACGTTGTGATACACGGCAAGGGAACAGTTGCCACTCTGAAGACTGGGGATGATTTCGGGAAACTGGCCTTGATAAACGACGCACCCAG AGCTGCTACCATCGTACTGAAGGAGAACAATTGCCACTTGCTGCGCGTGGACAAGGAACACTTCAACCGGATACTGCGCGATGTGGAGGCCAACACCCTGAGATTGCAGGAGCACGGCAAGGATGTTTTAGTGCTCGAGCGCGTGGCTAAGCAACGTGGACAGCATTCGGCATTTAA ATATACGGTGATGTCGGGCACTCCGGCCAAGATGCTGGAGCACCTGCTGGAGACGCGACTGGGCCAGTCCGTGGGTGGAATGGATCCCTTCTTGGACGACTTCCTGCTCACACACATCGTATTCATGCCCGTCGTTCAGCTGGTTGATGAATTGGCCAATTA CTTCCACTGCGATGCCCATGAGGACGCCCAAACGCCCGAGGATCGGGAGTACATAATCAACTTTAAGAAGCGCGTGATCCAGTTCATGCAAAAGTGGGTCATGGCCGTACGCCACGCGGCCTTCGAGGAGCCCAGCGTGTGCGACTTTATCGAGGACCTCGCCGCCGAGGTGGAGGCCGATCCCGACCTGAACGAGGAGACCAGCATAGTGCACAACGTGCTCACCCAGATGGCGCGCTACCAGGAGGACCGCAACCAGAACGCCGGCCAGAAGTGGAAGCTCCCTCCCAACGGCCAGCCCATCTGTCTCTTCAGTGGCAATGCGACGCCTTCAAAGACGGTCATCCGACCAGATGATGATA TCATCTTCCGCGTCTACTGCGCCGACCACACCTACTGCACCCTGCGATTCCCCATGCACACCACGGCGGAGCTCATCAAAGCGTGTGCCGCCGACAAGCTGCAGCTGAACCGGGGTCCCGAAGATCTCGTCCTCGTCGAGGTGAAGTCTAACGGGGAGCGGTCCGTGTTCAAGGACAACGATGTCAGCATACCCACGGGCCTGTCGCTCAACGGTCGCCTGTTCGTCTCCGTCAAGGACCACCTAGATGCCCTG ACCCAGCTGCAGGAGCAAGAGTGCCCCACCGAGGGCGTGGACATCGACCTGGAGATACTGAGCACCAAGGAGCTGGCCTACCACATCACCCTGTTCGAGTGGGACCTCTTCTGGGCCGTCCATGAATACGAATTGCTCTACCACACCTTCGGGCGGCATCACTTTGGCAAG ATCACTGCCAACTTGGATGTGTTCCTGCGCCGATTCAACGAGGTGCAGTACTGGATTGTCACCGAACTGGTGTCCACTCCCAGTCTGAGCAAACGCGTCGGTCTGGTCCGAAAGTTCATCAAGCTGGCCGCATA CTGCAAGGAGTACCAGAACCTGAACGCCTTCTTCGCTGTGGTCATGGGTCTGTCCAACATGGCGGTGTCCAGGCTGCAACAGACATGGGAGAAGATTCCGTCGAAGTTTAGGAAGATCTTCCAGGAGTTCGAGGCCTTGATCGACCCCAGTCGCAACCACAGGGCGTACCGAGTGTTCGTGGGCAAGCTGCAGCCGCCGCTGATTCCCTTCATGCCGCTCCTGCTTAAGGACATGACCTTCGCCCACGAGGGCAACAAGACCAGTCTGGACGGCCTGGTGAACTTTGAGAAGATGCACATGATGGCCCAGACGATGCGCACTATACGTTTCTGTCGCTCCAGGAGTCTGG GACTGGAGCCGCCGTCGCCGAAGAGCGAGGGCGAGGTGAGGTCGTACATCAGCAGCTTCCGCGTCATCGACAACCAGCGGGTACTCACCGCCATGTCCCAGAAGGTGGAGCCCACCAGGAAGCTCTAA
- the LOC6733267 gene encoding rap guanine nucleotide exchange factor 4 isoform X2 encodes MAAGRQRWSTQIVAGSERSPGVLLLRYRRHSGGEDQVGATFGASKATKATAGATSAAVKWRRQLERGQMTRPQSTAFEMSNKNKELMNDIFTNCKLKNGFGPSVQATAAATSPTKRPLSPDHPNPALPITETPSPAMNRMGWALRTLLVADNSSCLKDRKVSGKLIRKCAPGTELVDWLVNLSPIVHTRAQAAGMWQALLEEGVLAHVNKEQPFKDKCFLYRFRLDEEGGTAAAGVPQAEDLGAANEHIREALSALFQRGPDATLRMILRKPSHERTSEELELVFEELVHIAALSHLSTSIKRELSSIFVFEAHAQAGTILFNQGDEGRSWYILLKGSVDVVIHGKGTVATLKTGDDFGKLALINDAPRAATIVLKENNCHLLRVDKEHFNRILRDVEANTLRLQEHGKDVLVLERVAKQRGQHSAFKYTVMSGTPAKMLEHLLETRLGQSVGGMDPFLDDFLLTHIVFMPVVQLVDELANYFHCDAHEDAQTPEDREYIINFKKRVIQFMQKWVMAVRHAAFEEPSVCDFIEDLAAEVEADPDLNEETSIVHNVLTQMARYQEDRNQNAGQKWKLPPNGQPICLFSGNATPSKTVIRPDDDIIFRVYCADHTYCTLRFPMHTTAELIKACAADKLQLNRGPEDLVLVEVKSNGERSVFKDNDVSIPTGLSLNGRLFVSVKDHLDALTQLQEQECPTEGVDIDLEILSTKELAYHITLFEWDLFWAVHEYELLYHTFGRHHFGKITANLDVFLRRFNEVQYWIVTELVSTPSLSKRVGLVRKFIKLAAYCKEYQNLNAFFAVVMGLSNMAVSRLQQTWEKIPSKFRKIFQEFEALIDPSRNHRAYRVFVGKLQPPLIPFMPLLLKDMTFAHEGNKTSLDGLVNFEKMHMMAQTMRTIRFCRSRSLGLEPPSPKSEGEVRSYISSFRVIDNQRVLTAMSQKVEPTRKL; translated from the exons ATGGCAGCCGGCAGGCAGCGCTGGTCCACGCAGATTGTGGCCGGCAGTGAGCGTAGTCCCGGCGTCCTTCTGCTCCGCTACCGACGCCACAGCGGCGGGGAGGACCAGGTGGGGGCCACATTCGGGGCCTCCAAGGCCACCAAGGCCACAGCTGGCGCCACTTCCGCCGCCGTCAAGTGGCGTAGGCAGCTGGAGCGTGGGCAGATGACGCGTCCGCAGTCGACGGCATTTGAAATGAGCAAC AAAAACAAGGAGTTAATGAATGACATATTCACCAACTGCAAGTTGAAGAACG GTTTTGGACCAAGTGTACAAGCAACAGCCGCAGCCACATCGCCCACGAAGCGACCCCTCAGCCCCGACCACCCGAACCCAGCGCTGCCCATCACCGAG ACGCCGAGTCCTGCTATGAACCGCATGGGCTGGGCCCTACGCACACTACTCGTCGCCGACAACTCGAGCTGTCTGAAGGATCGCAAG GTCTCTGGCAAGCTAATCCGCAAGTGCGCCCCCGGCACCGAGCTCGTCGACTGGCTGGTCAATCTCTCGCCCATCGTCCACACCCGCGCCCAGGCGGCTGGCATGTGGCAGGCGCTCCTCGAGGAAGGAGTACTCGCACACG TCAACAAGGAGCAGCCCTTCAAGGACAAGTGCTTCCTATACCGCTTTCGCCTCGACGAGGAGGGCGGTACGGCAGCAGCGGGCGTGCCCCAGGCGGAGGACCTCGGAGCGGCCAACGAGCACATCCGCGAGGCGCTGAGCGCACTCTTCCAACGCGGACCGGAcgccacactgcgtatgataTTGCGCAAACC TTCGCACGAACGGACAtcggaggagctggagctggtcTTCGAGGAACTGGTCCACATCGCCGCACTCTCCCACTTGTCGACCAGCATAAAGCGGGAGCTCTCGTCGATTTTCGTGTTCGAGGCTCATGCTCAGGCGGGAACAATAT TATTCAATCAAGGCGACGAAGGACGCTCCTGGTACATCTTACTCAAGGGATCGGTGGACGTTGTGATACACGGCAAGGGAACAGTTGCCACTCTGAAGACTGGGGATGATTTCGGGAAACTGGCCTTGATAAACGACGCACCCAG AGCTGCTACCATCGTACTGAAGGAGAACAATTGCCACTTGCTGCGCGTGGACAAGGAACACTTCAACCGGATACTGCGCGATGTGGAGGCCAACACCCTGAGATTGCAGGAGCACGGCAAGGATGTTTTAGTGCTCGAGCGCGTGGCTAAGCAACGTGGACAGCATTCGGCATTTAA ATATACGGTGATGTCGGGCACTCCGGCCAAGATGCTGGAGCACCTGCTGGAGACGCGACTGGGCCAGTCCGTGGGTGGAATGGATCCCTTCTTGGACGACTTCCTGCTCACACACATCGTATTCATGCCCGTCGTTCAGCTGGTTGATGAATTGGCCAATTA CTTCCACTGCGATGCCCATGAGGACGCCCAAACGCCCGAGGATCGGGAGTACATAATCAACTTTAAGAAGCGCGTGATCCAGTTCATGCAAAAGTGGGTCATGGCCGTACGCCACGCGGCCTTCGAGGAGCCCAGCGTGTGCGACTTTATCGAGGACCTCGCCGCCGAGGTGGAGGCCGATCCCGACCTGAACGAGGAGACCAGCATAGTGCACAACGTGCTCACCCAGATGGCGCGCTACCAGGAGGACCGCAACCAGAACGCCGGCCAGAAGTGGAAGCTCCCTCCCAACGGCCAGCCCATCTGTCTCTTCAGTGGCAATGCGACGCCTTCAAAGACGGTCATCCGACCAGATGATGATA TCATCTTCCGCGTCTACTGCGCCGACCACACCTACTGCACCCTGCGATTCCCCATGCACACCACGGCGGAGCTCATCAAAGCGTGTGCCGCCGACAAGCTGCAGCTGAACCGGGGTCCCGAAGATCTCGTCCTCGTCGAGGTGAAGTCTAACGGGGAGCGGTCCGTGTTCAAGGACAACGATGTCAGCATACCCACGGGCCTGTCGCTCAACGGTCGCCTGTTCGTCTCCGTCAAGGACCACCTAGATGCCCTG ACCCAGCTGCAGGAGCAAGAGTGCCCCACCGAGGGCGTGGACATCGACCTGGAGATACTGAGCACCAAGGAGCTGGCCTACCACATCACCCTGTTCGAGTGGGACCTCTTCTGGGCCGTCCATGAATACGAATTGCTCTACCACACCTTCGGGCGGCATCACTTTGGCAAG ATCACTGCCAACTTGGATGTGTTCCTGCGCCGATTCAACGAGGTGCAGTACTGGATTGTCACCGAACTGGTGTCCACTCCCAGTCTGAGCAAACGCGTCGGTCTGGTCCGAAAGTTCATCAAGCTGGCCGCATA CTGCAAGGAGTACCAGAACCTGAACGCCTTCTTCGCTGTGGTCATGGGTCTGTCCAACATGGCGGTGTCCAGGCTGCAACAGACATGGGAGAAGATTCCGTCGAAGTTTAGGAAGATCTTCCAGGAGTTCGAGGCCTTGATCGACCCCAGTCGCAACCACAGGGCGTACCGAGTGTTCGTGGGCAAGCTGCAGCCGCCGCTGATTCCCTTCATGCCGCTCCTGCTTAAGGACATGACCTTCGCCCACGAGGGCAACAAGACCAGTCTGGACGGCCTGGTGAACTTTGAGAAGATGCACATGATGGCCCAGACGATGCGCACTATACGTTTCTGTCGCTCCAGGAGTCTGG GACTGGAGCCGCCGTCGCCGAAGAGCGAGGGCGAGGTGAGGTCGTACATCAGCAGCTTCCGCGTCATCGACAACCAGCGGGTACTCACCGCCATGTCCCAGAAGGTGGAGCCCACCAGGAAGCTCTAA